A single window of Crassostrea angulata isolate pt1a10 chromosome 8, ASM2561291v2, whole genome shotgun sequence DNA harbors:
- the LOC128158744 gene encoding lysine-specific demethylase 5A-like isoform X3: MDEPYINFIPPPEAPVFTPTEEEFADPLGYIAKIKPIAEKAGICKIKPPPDWQPPFAVDVDKFRFTPRVQRLNELEAFTRIKLNFLDQLARFWELQGCSLKIPHVERKLLDLYNLYKIVEEEGGMELVSKERKWSKIAQRLKYPPGKGVGGSLRSHYERILYPFFVFKKGDAYPAEQPKPDLTTNLEEDDKSDKDYKPHGIAAKTAAGGYTRKNKKERAQKSEKMDIDYSVNSELKKLQFFGAGPKAAVPQGGEVKEENTVEIVENGGGVSTRHKNPGPGAYTTVDLYICHMCNRGDGEEYMLLCDGCDDAFHTYCLIPPMPEVPKGDWRCPKCVAKYRSFAQACCRPMNPYGFEQAKKDYSLQSFGEMADQFKSNYFNMPVHMVPCETVEKEFWRLVNCIEEDVSVEYGADIHASEMGSGFPTKDTKDMFPEDEEYMNSGWNLNNLPVLEQSVLCHINADISGMKVPWCYVGMCFSSFCWHNEDHWSYSINYMHWGEPKTWYGVPGAMADLFEDVMKKSAPELFEASPDLLHQLTTIMNPNILMDHGVPIVRTNQHAGEFIITFPRAYHAGFNQGYNFAEAVNFAPADWLPIGRACIEHYRSLCRQCVFSHEELVCKMAADPDNLDLIIAASTHKDLLAIVEDERKQRKVLLEMGTKEAEREAFELLPDDERQCDYCKTTCFLSAVTCPCKPNKVVCIHHVNKLCSCRPSQYCLRYRYTLDELPTMLHRLKVRAESFDNWTTKVRAALEADVDEKIDLPDLKEYITEAEEKRFPDSELMQQLVMAVSEAEKCANVAAQLVSKKARTRNRHNDGKYIAKLSLDELNCFYEQVASLACVIKEAKLVKELLDKVVQFQKDAQEALDAETPDSEKLEQLIEFSVTLDVDLPEIPKLKQVLQQAKWLDEVKLTLLEDQQQVTLESMKKLMEAGVGLAPHPAVEKAMAELQELLTVSERWEEKARICLQARPRHVMATLEAIINEAKGIPAFLPNVSALKDALKKAKDWTYKVETVQNSDSYPYLDALESLVNKGRPIPVRLDQLPQVESQVAAAKSWRERTARTFLKKNCTYSLLEVLSPRADIGIYSSSKKTKKKIKEEGRDRRDSENNNQSDYRVDEQRDPAAIVAAFKMAEQREIELMRELRDRNSAKLRQPHGEAKYCICRKEGAGFMLQCELCKDWFHGTCVPLPKSANLKNKSQQAAAVQAAKDLKFLCPLCLRSRRPRLETILSLLVSLQKLPVRLPEGEALQCLTERAMAWQDRARQALTTSELASALAKLSVLSQRMVEQAAREKTEKIINAELMKAANNPELQGHLASVTQSAFGGSSGVVNGKQMDSGFLDSENSMSPPMSPEQNSDDIQMEVEIASTNHTGMSEHAYSTASKGGSNASPRKHQRKSPLVARSGLEAPVLELSLTAKKQLEELMMEGDLLEVSLDETQHIWRILQACQPRGEGKLLDLDIGDKGPENIVPKENFEREKMVVKFKKEKDPEKKKKKRKKEEEGGDLSKPKKMKDGPEGGDRPKKVKVKKEKTEKEKKLQKEFELVQDQIISESAASDIEKIKLMVDLNAEKLKKLEKPKKKKVKVKKETGTEEVVTEKKKRKPRKKKEKECLVMMDEDGEEDDDDNCAAIKCLKPTGEEVNWVQCDRCEEWYHLLCVGLGTDEVTEDEEYECFKCKNSDSGLTYVHSSSTSVEGVVNSLRESMEHSSMTANSEGVVRNSMVRESITISTSSGVAATHETEVLSREDIEVSPREKTGSVSAQIQSPIKIQEFCSQKSLASSKVLEGAVFKSVTEKPEAENSVISEEEEEELLEDSVEDSVLQEVGSPQEEMTMPEETPQNIKGESPTDSVIVADILDGMMTRLDSPITVKNSVTEENKETIQEVETMEQTADES, from the exons ATCGTTGAAGAAGAAGGGGGCATGGAACTAGTTTCCAAAGAGAGGAAATGGTCCAAAATAGCACAGAGGTTGAAGTACCCCCCAGGAAAAGGGGTAGGGGGTTCTCTGCGGTCACACTACGAGAGGATCCTGTATCCATTCTTTGTCTTCAAGAAGGGAGATGCTTACCCTGCTGAG CAACCCAAACCAGACCTGACTACCAACTTGGAGGAGGACGACAAGTCCGACAAAGACTACAAACCACACGGCATAGCCGCGAAAACTGCCGCGGGGGGATACACTCGTAAGAACAAGAAAGAAAGAGCACAGAAATCG GAAAAAATGGACATTGACTATAGTGTAAACTCGGAGTTGAAGAAACTTCAGTTTTTTGGAGCAGGGCCAAAAGCTGCAGTACCCCAAGGAGGAGAGGTCAAAG aGGAGAACACAGTAGAAATTGTTGAGAACGGAGGAGGAGTTAGTACCAGACACAAGAATCCAGGGCCAGGGGCATACACCACT GTGGACTTGTACATCTGTCACATGTGTAACCGTGGCGACGGAGAGGAGTACATGTTGCTGTGCGACGGATGCGACGACGCATTCCACACCTACTGTCTGATCCCGCCCATGCCGGAGGTCCCCAAGGGGGACTGGAGGTGTCCTAAATGTGTGGCCAAG TACAGATCATTTGCTCAA GCCTGTTGTCGACCAATGAATCCGTACGGATTCGAACAAGCCAAGAAGGACTACAGTTTACAGAGTTTTGGTGAAATGGCCGACCAGTTTAAATCCAACTACTTCAACATGCCTGTTCAT aTGGTGCCATGCGAAACAGTGGAGAAAGAATTCTGGCGACTGGTTAACTGTATAGAGGAGGATGTGTCTGTGGAGTATGGAGCCGACATCCACGCCTCGGAAATGGGAAGTGGATTCCCGACCAAGGACACCAAAGACATGTTTCCAGAGGACGAG gaGTACATGAACTCGGGCTGGAACCTGAACAACCTGCCTGTTCTGGAGCAGTCTGTTCTCTGTCACATCAACGCAGACATCTCGGGCATGAAG GTCCCCTGGTGCTATGTGGGCATGTGTTTCTCCAGTTTCTGTTGGCACAATGAAGACCACTGGAGTTACTCCATCAACTACATGCACTG GGGTGAGCCCAAGACTTGGTATGGTGTCCCCGGGGCCATGGCCGACCTGTTTGAGGACGTGATGAAGAAGAGTGCCCCCGAGCTGTTCGAGGCGTCCCCCGATCTCCTGCATCAACTGACCACGATCATGAACCCTAATATTCTCATGGACCACGGGGTCCCT ATTGTCCGCACCAACCAACATGCTGGGGAGTTTATCATCACCTTCCCTCGCGCATACCATGCCGGCTTTAACCAGGGATACAACTTTGCGGAGGCAGTGAACTTTGCACCGGCTGATTGG CTTCCCATTGGACGGGCTTGCATTGAACACTACAGATCTCTGTGTCGTCAGTGTGTTTTCTCACATGAGGAGTTAGTGTGTAAGATGGCCGCTGATCCGGATAACCTTGATCTGATTATTGCGGCCAGCACACACAAAGACCTGCTCGCCATAGTGGAGGATGAGAGGAAACAGCGCAAAGTGCTGCTGGAAATG GGAACAAAGGAGGCGGAGCGAGAGGCGTTTGAGTTACTGCCGGACGACGAGCGACAATGTGACTATTGTAAGACCACCTGCTTCCTGTCGGCCGTCACCTGTCCCTGTAAACCAA ACAAGGTGGTGTGCATTCATCATGTGAACAAGCTGTGTTCCTGTAGACCTTCGCAGTACTGTCTGAGATATCGCTACACGCTAGACGAATTACCCACAATGCTCCACAGGCTTAAGGTGCGAGCCGAATCTTTTGACAACTGGACAACCAAAGTCAGAGCAGCTTTGGAGGCAGATGTGGACGAAAAAATTG ACCTGCCCGACCTGAAGGAGTACATCACAGAGGCCGAGGAGAAGAGGTTCCCAGACTCAGAGCTGATGCAGCAGCTGGTGATGGCGGTCAGTGAGGCGGAAAAGTGTGCCAACGTGGCCGCCCAGCTGGTCTCCAAGAAAGCAAGAACCAG GAACCGCCACAATGACGGGAAATACATAGCTAAGCTGAGTCTTGACGAACTAAACTGTTTCTATGAGCAAGTTGCCAGTCTGGCCTGTGTCATCAAAGAGGCTAAATTAGTCAAG GAGCTGCTGGATAAAGTGGTCCAGTTCCAGAAGGATGCTCAGGAGGCTTTGGATGCGGAGACTCCGGACTCGGAGAAGCTAGAACAGCTGATTGAGTTCAGCGTTACGCTCGACGTCGATCTTCCCGAGATTCCAAAACTCAAACAG GTTCTGCAGCAGGCCAAATGGCTGGATGAAGTTAAACTGACCCTCCTAGAAGACCAACAGCAGGTCACCCTGGAGTCGATGAAGAAACTGATGGAGGCCGGGGTGGGACTGGCCCCTCACCCCGCAGTGGAGAAGGCCATGGCTGAACTACAGGAGCTGCTGACCGTGAGCGAGAGATGGGAGGAGAAAGCCAGGATCTGTCTTCAAGCTAG ACCTCGCCATGTGATGGCTACATTAGAGGCGATCATCAATGAAGCCAAAGGTATCCCAGCATTCCTGCCCAATGTCAGCGCACTGAAAGATGCTCTCAAAAAAGCCAAGGACTGGACCTACAAAGTCGAGACCGTACAG AATTCAGACTCATATCCTTACCTGGATGCCCTGGAGAGCTTGGTGAACAAAGGCCGTCCCATTCCAGTGAGGCTCGATCAGCTTCCACAGGTGGAGTCCCAGGTAGCTGCCGCGAAGTCATGGCGAGAGAGAACCGCCCGAACCTTCCTCAAGAAGAACTGTACATACTCACTGTTAGAG GTTCTGTCACCTAGAGCCGACATAGGAATCTACAGCAGTAGTAAGAAAACTAAGAAGAAAATCAAAGAGGAGGGTAGGGATCGCCGCGACAGCGAAAATAACAACCAATCGGATTACAGAGTGGACGAACAGAGAGATCCTGCTGCCATT GTGGCTGCTTTTAAGATGGCAGAGCAGAGAGAGATTGAGCTGATGAGGGAGCTAAGGGACCGTAACTCTGCCAAGCTCCGACAGCCCCACGGTGAGGCCAAGTACTGCATCTGTCGTAAGGAGGGGGCCGGGTTCATGTTACAGTGTGAACTCTGCAAGGACTGGTTCCATG GAACTTGTGTGCCATTACCTAAATCTGCCAACTTGAAGAACAAATCTCAGCAAGCTGCCGCCGTCCAGGCAGCCAAGGATCTCAAATTCCTGTGTCCCCTCTGTCTGAGGTCTAGGAGACCCCGTCTGGAGACCATCCTATCCCTGCTTGTCTCTCTCCAGAAGCTGCCCGTCCGCCTACCTGAGGGTGAGGCCCTTCAGTGTCTGACCGAGCGAGCCATGGCCTGGCAGGATCGAGCTCGACAAGCACTCACAACGAGTGAGCTTGCCTCAGCTCTCGCCAAACTCAGCGTTCTGAGTCAGAGAATGGTCGAACAGGCAGCGAGAGAAAAGACGGAAAAGATCATCAACGCAGAGCTGATGAAGGCCGCCAATAACCCAGAACTGCAGGGACATCTTGCTAGCGTGACACAGAGTGCTTTTGGAGGGTCATCTGGGGTTGTAAATGGGAAACAGATGGATTCCGGATTTCTGGACTCTGAAAATTCCATGTCGCCACCCATGTCACCGGAACAGAATTCGGATGATATTCAGATGGAGGTGGAGATTGCCAGCACCAACCACACTGGAATGTCAGAACATGCTTACTCCACAGCATCCAAAGGAGGATCTA ATGCCTCCCCTAGGAAGCACCAGAGAAAATCTCCATTAGTGGCCCGGTCTGGCCTGGAAGCCCCTGTTTTGGAGCTCTCACTGACTGCCAAGAAACAGTTGGAGGAGCTGATGATGGAGGGAGACCTGTTAGAGGTCTCCCTGGATGAGACCCAGCACATCTGGAGGATCCTCCAGGCCTGCCAGCCCAGGGGCGAGGGCAAGCTCCTGGACCTAGACATAGGGGATAAG GGACCTGAAAACATTGTGCCCAAGGAAAACTTTGAAAGAGAAAAGATGGTTGTGAAATTCAAGAAAGAGAAAGATccagaaaagaaaaagaagaagcgAAAGAAAGAGGAAGAAGGCGGGGACTTGTCCAAACCAAAGAAAATGAAGGACGGGCCAGAGGGAGGGGACAGACCCaagaaggtcaaggtcaaaaaggAGAAAACGGAGAAAGAAAAGAAACTGCAGAAGGAGTTTGAACTCGTGCAAGATCAGA TAATTTCCGAATCTGCAGCTTCGGACATTGAAAAGATCAAACTCATGGTGGACCTAAATGCTGAAAAACTGAAGAAACTtgaaaaaccaaagaaaaagaaagtgaaagtaaagaAGGAAACGGGGACAGAGGAAGTGGTCACCGAGAAGAAGAAGAGGAAGCCAAGGAAGAAGAAGGAGAAGGAGTGTCTGGTGATGATGGATGAGGATGGGGAggaagatgatgatgataacTGTGCTGCCATCAAATGTCTAAAACCTACAG GGGAGGAGGTGAACTGGGTGCAGTGTGACCGCTGTGAGGAGTGGTACCACCTGCTGTGTGTGGGTCTGGGCACAGACGAGGTGACCGAGGACGAAGAGTACGAGTGCTTCAAGTGTAAGAACAGTGACAGTGGTTTGACTTACGTCCATTCCTCCTCTACCAGTGTGGAGGGAGTGGTCAACAGCCTAAGGGAGAGCATGGAGCACTCATCCATGACTGCCAATTCGGAGGGGGTGGTTCGGAACAGCATGGTGAGGGAGAGTATCACCATCAGCACATCATCGGGGGTGGCGGCCACTCACGAGACAGAGGTTCTCTCCCGAGAAGACATTGAGGTCAGTCCTCGTGAAAAAACAGGTAGTGTTTCCGCTCAGATTCAGTCGCCCATTAAGATTCAGGAGTTCTGCTCACAGAAATCTCTTGCGAGTAGCAAGGTGCTGGAGGGTGCCGTGTTCAAGTCAGTTACTGAGAAACCAGAGGCGGAGAATTCTGTGATATCCGAGGAAGAGGAGGAGGAGCTATTGGAAGACAGTGTTGAGGACAGTGTTCTTCAGGAAGTGGGCAGTCCTCAAGAGGAGATGACTATGCCTGAGGAAACTCCACAGAATATCAAGGGTGAAAGCCCGACCGATTCCGTCATTGTGGCAGACATATTGGACGGGATGATGACGCGTTTAGACTCGCCGATAACTGTTAAAAATTCGGTCACGGAAGAGAACAAAGAGACGATACAGGAAGTAGAAACCATGGAACAAACGGCCGATGAATCATGA
- the LOC128158744 gene encoding lysine-specific demethylase 5A-like isoform X4 codes for MDEPYINFIPPPEAPVFTPTEEEFADPLGYIAKIKPIAEKAGICKIKPPPDWQPPFAVDVDKFRFTPRVQRLNELEAFTRIKLNFLDQLARFWELQGCSLKIPHVERKLLDLYNLYKIVEEEGGMELVSKERKWSKIAQRLKYPPGKGVGGSLRSHYERILYPFFVFKKGDAYPAEQPKPDLTTNLEEDDKSDKDYKPHGIAAKTAAGGYTRKNKKERAQKSEKMDIDYSVNSELKKLQFFGAGPKAAVPQGGEVKEENTVEIVENGGGVSTRHKNPGPGAYTTVDLYICHMCNRGDGEEYMLLCDGCDDAFHTYCLIPPMPEVPKGDWRCPKCVAKACCRPMNPYGFEQAKKDYSLQSFGEMADQFKSNYFNMPVHMVPCETVEKEFWRLVNCIEEDVSVEYGADIHASEMGSGFPTKDTKDMFPEDEEYMNSGWNLNNLPVLEQSVLCHINADISGMKVPWCYVGMCFSSFCWHNEDHWSYSINYMHWGEPKTWYGVPGAMADLFEDVMKKSAPELFEASPDLLHQLTTIMNPNILMDHGVPIVRTNQHAGEFIITFPRAYHAGFNQGYNFAEAVNFAPADWLPIGRACIEHYRSLCRQCVFSHEELVCKMAADPDNLDLIIAASTHKDLLAIVEDERKQRKVLLEMGTKEAEREAFELLPDDERQCDYCKTTCFLSAVTCPCKPNKVVCIHHVNKLCSCRPSQYCLRYRYTLDELPTMLHRLKVRAESFDNWTTKVRAALEADVDEKIDLPDLKEYITEAEEKRFPDSELMQQLVMAVSEAEKCANVAAQLVSKKARTRNRHNDGKYIAKLSLDELNCFYEQVASLACVIKEAKLVKELLDKVVQFQKDAQEALDAETPDSEKLEQLIEFSVTLDVDLPEIPKLKQVLQQAKWLDEVKLTLLEDQQQVTLESMKKLMEAGVGLAPHPAVEKAMAELQELLTVSERWEEKARICLQARPRHVMATLEAIINEAKGIPAFLPNVSALKDALKKAKDWTYKVETVQNSDSYPYLDALESLVNKGRPIPVRLDQLPQVESQVAAAKSWRERTARTFLKKNCTYSLLEVLSPRADIGIYSSSKKTKKKIKEEGRDRRDSENNNQSDYRVDEQRDPAAIVAAFKMAEQREIELMRELRDRNSAKLRQPHGEAKYCICRKEGAGFMLQCELCKDWFHGTCVPLPKSANLKNKSQQAAAVQAAKDLKFLCPLCLRSRRPRLETILSLLVSLQKLPVRLPEGEALQCLTERAMAWQDRARQALTTSELASALAKLSVLSQRMVEQAAREKTEKIINAELMKAANNPELQGHLASVTQSAFGGSSGVVNGKQMDSGFLDSENSMSPPMSPEQNSDDIQMEVEIASTNHTGMSEHAYSTASKGGSNASPRKHQRKSPLVARSGLEAPVLELSLTAKKQLEELMMEGDLLEVSLDETQHIWRILQACQPRGEGKLLDLDIGDKGPENIVPKENFEREKMVVKFKKEKDPEKKKKKRKKEEEGGDLSKPKKMKDGPEGGDRPKKVKVKKEKTEKEKKLQKEFELVQDQIISESAASDIEKIKLMVDLNAEKLKKLEKPKKKKVKVKKETGTEEVVTEKKKRKPRKKKEKECLVMMDEDGEEDDDDNCAAIKCLKPTGEEVNWVQCDRCEEWYHLLCVGLGTDEVTEDEEYECFKCKNSDSGLTYVHSSSTSVEGVVNSLRESMEHSSMTANSEGVVRNSMVRESITISTSSGVAATHETEVLSREDIEVSPREKTGSVSAQIQSPIKIQEFCSQKSLASSKVLEGAVFKSVTEKPEAENSVISEEEEEELLEDSVEDSVLQEVGSPQEEMTMPEETPQNIKGESPTDSVIVADILDGMMTRLDSPITVKNSVTEENKETIQEVETMEQTADES; via the exons ATCGTTGAAGAAGAAGGGGGCATGGAACTAGTTTCCAAAGAGAGGAAATGGTCCAAAATAGCACAGAGGTTGAAGTACCCCCCAGGAAAAGGGGTAGGGGGTTCTCTGCGGTCACACTACGAGAGGATCCTGTATCCATTCTTTGTCTTCAAGAAGGGAGATGCTTACCCTGCTGAG CAACCCAAACCAGACCTGACTACCAACTTGGAGGAGGACGACAAGTCCGACAAAGACTACAAACCACACGGCATAGCCGCGAAAACTGCCGCGGGGGGATACACTCGTAAGAACAAGAAAGAAAGAGCACAGAAATCG GAAAAAATGGACATTGACTATAGTGTAAACTCGGAGTTGAAGAAACTTCAGTTTTTTGGAGCAGGGCCAAAAGCTGCAGTACCCCAAGGAGGAGAGGTCAAAG aGGAGAACACAGTAGAAATTGTTGAGAACGGAGGAGGAGTTAGTACCAGACACAAGAATCCAGGGCCAGGGGCATACACCACT GTGGACTTGTACATCTGTCACATGTGTAACCGTGGCGACGGAGAGGAGTACATGTTGCTGTGCGACGGATGCGACGACGCATTCCACACCTACTGTCTGATCCCGCCCATGCCGGAGGTCCCCAAGGGGGACTGGAGGTGTCCTAAATGTGTGGCCAAG GCCTGTTGTCGACCAATGAATCCGTACGGATTCGAACAAGCCAAGAAGGACTACAGTTTACAGAGTTTTGGTGAAATGGCCGACCAGTTTAAATCCAACTACTTCAACATGCCTGTTCAT aTGGTGCCATGCGAAACAGTGGAGAAAGAATTCTGGCGACTGGTTAACTGTATAGAGGAGGATGTGTCTGTGGAGTATGGAGCCGACATCCACGCCTCGGAAATGGGAAGTGGATTCCCGACCAAGGACACCAAAGACATGTTTCCAGAGGACGAG gaGTACATGAACTCGGGCTGGAACCTGAACAACCTGCCTGTTCTGGAGCAGTCTGTTCTCTGTCACATCAACGCAGACATCTCGGGCATGAAG GTCCCCTGGTGCTATGTGGGCATGTGTTTCTCCAGTTTCTGTTGGCACAATGAAGACCACTGGAGTTACTCCATCAACTACATGCACTG GGGTGAGCCCAAGACTTGGTATGGTGTCCCCGGGGCCATGGCCGACCTGTTTGAGGACGTGATGAAGAAGAGTGCCCCCGAGCTGTTCGAGGCGTCCCCCGATCTCCTGCATCAACTGACCACGATCATGAACCCTAATATTCTCATGGACCACGGGGTCCCT ATTGTCCGCACCAACCAACATGCTGGGGAGTTTATCATCACCTTCCCTCGCGCATACCATGCCGGCTTTAACCAGGGATACAACTTTGCGGAGGCAGTGAACTTTGCACCGGCTGATTGG CTTCCCATTGGACGGGCTTGCATTGAACACTACAGATCTCTGTGTCGTCAGTGTGTTTTCTCACATGAGGAGTTAGTGTGTAAGATGGCCGCTGATCCGGATAACCTTGATCTGATTATTGCGGCCAGCACACACAAAGACCTGCTCGCCATAGTGGAGGATGAGAGGAAACAGCGCAAAGTGCTGCTGGAAATG GGAACAAAGGAGGCGGAGCGAGAGGCGTTTGAGTTACTGCCGGACGACGAGCGACAATGTGACTATTGTAAGACCACCTGCTTCCTGTCGGCCGTCACCTGTCCCTGTAAACCAA ACAAGGTGGTGTGCATTCATCATGTGAACAAGCTGTGTTCCTGTAGACCTTCGCAGTACTGTCTGAGATATCGCTACACGCTAGACGAATTACCCACAATGCTCCACAGGCTTAAGGTGCGAGCCGAATCTTTTGACAACTGGACAACCAAAGTCAGAGCAGCTTTGGAGGCAGATGTGGACGAAAAAATTG ACCTGCCCGACCTGAAGGAGTACATCACAGAGGCCGAGGAGAAGAGGTTCCCAGACTCAGAGCTGATGCAGCAGCTGGTGATGGCGGTCAGTGAGGCGGAAAAGTGTGCCAACGTGGCCGCCCAGCTGGTCTCCAAGAAAGCAAGAACCAG GAACCGCCACAATGACGGGAAATACATAGCTAAGCTGAGTCTTGACGAACTAAACTGTTTCTATGAGCAAGTTGCCAGTCTGGCCTGTGTCATCAAAGAGGCTAAATTAGTCAAG GAGCTGCTGGATAAAGTGGTCCAGTTCCAGAAGGATGCTCAGGAGGCTTTGGATGCGGAGACTCCGGACTCGGAGAAGCTAGAACAGCTGATTGAGTTCAGCGTTACGCTCGACGTCGATCTTCCCGAGATTCCAAAACTCAAACAG GTTCTGCAGCAGGCCAAATGGCTGGATGAAGTTAAACTGACCCTCCTAGAAGACCAACAGCAGGTCACCCTGGAGTCGATGAAGAAACTGATGGAGGCCGGGGTGGGACTGGCCCCTCACCCCGCAGTGGAGAAGGCCATGGCTGAACTACAGGAGCTGCTGACCGTGAGCGAGAGATGGGAGGAGAAAGCCAGGATCTGTCTTCAAGCTAG ACCTCGCCATGTGATGGCTACATTAGAGGCGATCATCAATGAAGCCAAAGGTATCCCAGCATTCCTGCCCAATGTCAGCGCACTGAAAGATGCTCTCAAAAAAGCCAAGGACTGGACCTACAAAGTCGAGACCGTACAG AATTCAGACTCATATCCTTACCTGGATGCCCTGGAGAGCTTGGTGAACAAAGGCCGTCCCATTCCAGTGAGGCTCGATCAGCTTCCACAGGTGGAGTCCCAGGTAGCTGCCGCGAAGTCATGGCGAGAGAGAACCGCCCGAACCTTCCTCAAGAAGAACTGTACATACTCACTGTTAGAG GTTCTGTCACCTAGAGCCGACATAGGAATCTACAGCAGTAGTAAGAAAACTAAGAAGAAAATCAAAGAGGAGGGTAGGGATCGCCGCGACAGCGAAAATAACAACCAATCGGATTACAGAGTGGACGAACAGAGAGATCCTGCTGCCATT GTGGCTGCTTTTAAGATGGCAGAGCAGAGAGAGATTGAGCTGATGAGGGAGCTAAGGGACCGTAACTCTGCCAAGCTCCGACAGCCCCACGGTGAGGCCAAGTACTGCATCTGTCGTAAGGAGGGGGCCGGGTTCATGTTACAGTGTGAACTCTGCAAGGACTGGTTCCATG GAACTTGTGTGCCATTACCTAAATCTGCCAACTTGAAGAACAAATCTCAGCAAGCTGCCGCCGTCCAGGCAGCCAAGGATCTCAAATTCCTGTGTCCCCTCTGTCTGAGGTCTAGGAGACCCCGTCTGGAGACCATCCTATCCCTGCTTGTCTCTCTCCAGAAGCTGCCCGTCCGCCTACCTGAGGGTGAGGCCCTTCAGTGTCTGACCGAGCGAGCCATGGCCTGGCAGGATCGAGCTCGACAAGCACTCACAACGAGTGAGCTTGCCTCAGCTCTCGCCAAACTCAGCGTTCTGAGTCAGAGAATGGTCGAACAGGCAGCGAGAGAAAAGACGGAAAAGATCATCAACGCAGAGCTGATGAAGGCCGCCAATAACCCAGAACTGCAGGGACATCTTGCTAGCGTGACACAGAGTGCTTTTGGAGGGTCATCTGGGGTTGTAAATGGGAAACAGATGGATTCCGGATTTCTGGACTCTGAAAATTCCATGTCGCCACCCATGTCACCGGAACAGAATTCGGATGATATTCAGATGGAGGTGGAGATTGCCAGCACCAACCACACTGGAATGTCAGAACATGCTTACTCCACAGCATCCAAAGGAGGATCTA ATGCCTCCCCTAGGAAGCACCAGAGAAAATCTCCATTAGTGGCCCGGTCTGGCCTGGAAGCCCCTGTTTTGGAGCTCTCACTGACTGCCAAGAAACAGTTGGAGGAGCTGATGATGGAGGGAGACCTGTTAGAGGTCTCCCTGGATGAGACCCAGCACATCTGGAGGATCCTCCAGGCCTGCCAGCCCAGGGGCGAGGGCAAGCTCCTGGACCTAGACATAGGGGATAAG GGACCTGAAAACATTGTGCCCAAGGAAAACTTTGAAAGAGAAAAGATGGTTGTGAAATTCAAGAAAGAGAAAGATccagaaaagaaaaagaagaagcgAAAGAAAGAGGAAGAAGGCGGGGACTTGTCCAAACCAAAGAAAATGAAGGACGGGCCAGAGGGAGGGGACAGACCCaagaaggtcaaggtcaaaaaggAGAAAACGGAGAAAGAAAAGAAACTGCAGAAGGAGTTTGAACTCGTGCAAGATCAGA TAATTTCCGAATCTGCAGCTTCGGACATTGAAAAGATCAAACTCATGGTGGACCTAAATGCTGAAAAACTGAAGAAACTtgaaaaaccaaagaaaaagaaagtgaaagtaaagaAGGAAACGGGGACAGAGGAAGTGGTCACCGAGAAGAAGAAGAGGAAGCCAAGGAAGAAGAAGGAGAAGGAGTGTCTGGTGATGATGGATGAGGATGGGGAggaagatgatgatgataacTGTGCTGCCATCAAATGTCTAAAACCTACAG GGGAGGAGGTGAACTGGGTGCAGTGTGACCGCTGTGAGGAGTGGTACCACCTGCTGTGTGTGGGTCTGGGCACAGACGAGGTGACCGAGGACGAAGAGTACGAGTGCTTCAAGTGTAAGAACAGTGACAGTGGTTTGACTTACGTCCATTCCTCCTCTACCAGTGTGGAGGGAGTGGTCAACAGCCTAAGGGAGAGCATGGAGCACTCATCCATGACTGCCAATTCGGAGGGGGTGGTTCGGAACAGCATGGTGAGGGAGAGTATCACCATCAGCACATCATCGGGGGTGGCGGCCACTCACGAGACAGAGGTTCTCTCCCGAGAAGACATTGAGGTCAGTCCTCGTGAAAAAACAGGTAGTGTTTCCGCTCAGATTCAGTCGCCCATTAAGATTCAGGAGTTCTGCTCACAGAAATCTCTTGCGAGTAGCAAGGTGCTGGAGGGTGCCGTGTTCAAGTCAGTTACTGAGAAACCAGAGGCGGAGAATTCTGTGATATCCGAGGAAGAGGAGGAGGAGCTATTGGAAGACAGTGTTGAGGACAGTGTTCTTCAGGAAGTGGGCAGTCCTCAAGAGGAGATGACTATGCCTGAGGAAACTCCACAGAATATCAAGGGTGAAAGCCCGACCGATTCCGTCATTGTGGCAGACATATTGGACGGGATGATGACGCGTTTAGACTCGCCGATAACTGTTAAAAATTCGGTCACGGAAGAGAACAAAGAGACGATACAGGAAGTAGAAACCATGGAACAAACGGCCGATGAATCATGA